Within Pangasianodon hypophthalmus isolate fPanHyp1 chromosome 11, fPanHyp1.pri, whole genome shotgun sequence, the genomic segment ACTGGAAAAACATGAAGGAGGCAGGTGGGTTTATCCACAATCTTCAGAAGCAGTCATGACCTGGCCTGGTCACAGCACACCATATTCCTGCAGAGACTTGATAAGCACTGTGTCTTTCACATCGTTGAACACCATGCGGATGTTGTTGGTGTCGGTGGCACAGGTGAAGTGTGGGTAAATGGTCTTGTTTTCCTTCTTCTCAGGGTTCTGCGCCTGCTGCTTGTACATCTCACGAATGAACTCCATGGCTGAATCGGGGTCCCGTTTCTTGCCTGCAAGTGGAGTTCAATGAAAGAGGGTCAATGGCATGGAACAAACAGTGTTAATGGAAATGTGAATACAGTGTTCACTGTGCTCATGGGATAATGTAGCATAATCACTGGCTTAAGAGATTAAATGTAAGAAATATATAAGAtttcaaaaaatataatattaatatcatttcAAAGACACTTTAGAATAACTATGATTGGCATTTTTGCCATGCATGGATCTGACAAattttttaatgtctgtttacatttttctggcccagaaacaGGCTCCACCTCCAGCCAAAACAGAACTGCTCACCCCAGCGCCATTTCTATTAAAAGCTACCTCACATAGCACGTGTAGTTTCAACAGAGGGAGTGGGGTCGTTTGATGAAAAAGTTTTTACTGCCATTGCAATTCACatcacaggcagcagagggaTCTAAACATGACTGACTGCTCTTTTAATGCAAGGCTCTTTGGGTCAGTTAATGGCTGTTGTTCCGtcctgaatttaaaatgtacccCACAAATCCCATCATGCACACAGCTGTCATAGGTGAGAGCTGGAAATTCTACCCAGTTACATCATAAAAACAGGCTGTCAGTCTTCCTGCCTGCTTGCTGATGCAAAACGCTGGGCATTTCATGGTTGCCAAGAGTAACAGACAGAAATGAGAAAGTGAAGGTTTGGAGATACAGAGATATAAAGTAACTCAGAACACTTTCACAAACACAAGTGAACACAATCTTTGCCAGGGCATTCCTTATCAGCTAAAAAGTATGAACTTTTTTCTCATCAGCTGTGTGTAATTTTAGCTCATCATACCTTGGAACCTTGGGAAGTAGTTCTGCAGGTCGGACGTCTTGATCTTCTCAGCCAAGATGTCCATTTTATTGAGAAAGAGGATGATAGAGGCATTGGCAAACCAGGGTGAGTGGATGGTAGTGTAGAAAAGCGTCAGACTCTCCTCCATACGGTTCTGCAATGCAGGAcgaataaaaatattaactctATAATATCAGAAGAAGTTAAAAGAAgtggggaaaataaaaatgtaaaaaaggggtaaaaatggagagagagaacaagacaTACAGAGGCAGAAAGAGGTACCTCTTAGATCAACAGGCTAGATTTGTCATTCAGTATGGACACATCGATCCCATTCGTTCACTGATAATAATGACATCAGAGCTGGGTTTTGGCTGAGATTCAATATTTACTGTATCCGTGTGGGAAATATggcaaaaatacattttcataaaaaCACTGCACAactgacatcttagcaagtgaaaatatcttgaatatagtcaaatacctagtatttcctataataagattacagtaaaccaaatataagattattaaacctattttgaGATTCCTATTTCtactcattttaagctttacattttcttattctattggcagataattttgcttctttctaaaaataaatgcttaaaataagcaaaattatctgccaatgagcaagactatttcaagcttgaaattagtgaaaaaaaaatagaaatagaaataagcTTCattatcttatatttggtttatggtaatcTTATAGTAGAAAATACTAGACagatttgactatattcaagatattttcacttgctaagatgccATTTTTTCTCTCAGAAAATAGTCACCCTGGGCagctttaatatgtatttttcaaTTGGAATAGTAAATGAAGTATACATTGAAGGTACATAAGTATGCCTTAAGTACAAcacttattatatattatatatttcccATATTTGTCACATGtggtgcatgtgttttttttttgtttttattttcacatatgattttctcacaggattcatttatttttaatgtagggTACGTGGTTGCATTTTTTCAGAtctgattttctcacatgaataattcTTTTTACATGACCACATATCGCTCACATGATGTCACGTGTTTACCCGTGGTCTTACAAACTCGACTTTGCAGTTCTGCTGACATTTAAGGGTATATACACTTACATACATGTTTCTTGGTAGTAAATGCACAAAAGGTTTCCCCTTGAGACTTTCACCCCAGTGACAAGCACTTTTTTTTGAAAGAGAGTGAAAATGCAAAACAGTAATGCCACATTTAGAAAAcctagaaaaatatatatatttttgaataaCATCTATAAAAATGAATTCTTTACTGGTATTTCTTTACAGATACTCGTGATACTATCAGAAAAAGTGTATTGCCAACCTCAACTGGGCTTATGttgaattattttcattttaataatcataaaatttgTTCAAAACATATTACTGAGAGGATGtcatttttgctgttattttcttTCATGAAAGAATCTACTTAACATAGGAAGTAATGATCCTGATTTTAGATAAAGAAGAGACCTGTTAGGCACATACTTTCAGTGAAGGGGtcggtttttgtttttttttgttagttacAGTGGAAAGTACAAGCCACTGTATCAgatcggtatcagtatcagtatcagatcGGTACATTCCCTGTTTACCAgtaatggagaaagaaagagatgaaatAGGAGAACAAAAAGGACTATGCCAAAAAAGTCCTCCACTCACATCTCTGTTGTTCTCCTCCAGGACCTGATCGTACTCGCTAAGCGAAGCCAAGAAGATGAGCGACGTCACATTCTCAAAGCAGTGGATCCATTTCCTCCTCTCTGATTTCTGCCCCCCGACGTCCACAATCCTATgtcagagtgtgtatgtgtgtaagaggTAAAAAGGGAAACAGACAGAAGCAGAAGCATTTTCTACTGTTGTCTTGCCACTTATAGTTTGGCCATATTAGATTACAGGTTGAACCTGATACAGCTGCCTTCATCCTACACAAACAGTTAATCAGACTGCTAATAATGCTAATGCTTTAGTGCAAAAAAGCTGACAATTTCCCATAAAGCTAAGTCTTTTTCCATGCTGGCAGACAGCAACACACAAATTTAGATCATAAATGCAGCTAATATCTTGCTAGTGAGCTAATGTCTCTTTCACTGCTAGCTAGCAGGGACCCGCCTTTTTGTAATTCTTAAAACTTCGTATGATCAGTTGCAGCTAAACAGCTATTACTACAGTCTGTTGCTTAGATGTGGATTGctagtgcatttttttcaaactgtaaATTTAGCTAGTTGCTAGTTAGTCAATGCTGCTTTCACTAAGGTAGTGAACAGCTGCCTTGCTCACATACAAACAGTTAAACAGACTGCTAATTATGTGCTTTagtgctaaaaataaataaagaaagaaagaaagaaagaaagaaagctgacAGGTCCTGATCCATCCAAACACTTTTTCACTGCTAGCAAACAGCAACAACTATTAGTACCATCTATTACTTAGAGGTTAATTGCTGGTGCAATCCATTTtcttaacaaaataaatatagctaGTATattgctagccagctaatgtcTCTTTCACTAAGCTAGTGAACCTGAAACAAGTTACTCAGTCTGCTAATTAAATGCTTTagtgccaaagaaaaaaaaaaaaaagctgtcagGTCACCATTAAACCAAACTCTTTTTTCCCTACTGGCACTCATtatgagaaataaatacagcacagaCAAATACGATGAGCACCACATTAGGCATCaaatattaacaattaaaaTGGTTGATGATCAGTCAAGACAGTTGCTTTTTCCTCCACAGGTTTTGGAATTGATCTGCAAAGTAATGGCTCTGTCTGATCATGTCATCCATTTAAACGGAGGAAATGGGCTAGACAGAGAACATTAGTGTCCTTGGACACAATGCCGTGTCCGAGAAATTCTAATGCTGTCGCAAATAATTAGAATAAATCAAGCGTGACAGGTAAACAGTCAGCAGAGCAGACACTCTGATTCTACTGAACATCATTAGCACCCACAGTACTGCAGGTCACACAAATAATTTTGCCCCTAGTGAAACTGGTGCTACTGTATGTTTATTACTATTACCTGAGTGTGATCTTCTCCACCACGAAGGAGTAGTCGTTGATGCCGGTGGTTGGAAAACGCACCCGCAGCACATCCTGAGAAGTGGGGATGTAGTCCTGGGCTGCGATGCGTTCCAAGTTCGTCATGAAGCTACAAATGGATGGTTATTATAATGCATGAGTGATTCTCAGTCCTTACCCTTGACTACCCCTGTCCTAggtattttcatttctttaagtCTGAACTGTTGTTTTGGGAACTGTGAAAATCAGGGCCAGCTCCCATATTAGATGGGAGAGCTATGATCTGATATATCTAAATAGCTCtgcaatgaaactattagggtttCCCCCAAATAtcaaacatggtaaacagaaaagctgtaactcttTTGTTCAAACAATAAAAGACACTATATGTATGGTTCTCGTTTGTCCTTTAGTGTAAtctgtactttgattggacaaaatgtgtacttagtctatctacttttagtttctcctctaaatgcattttagggaaaaattattatatagtaAATAATTCACCCACAACTGTATGTCATGTTCACCTTCTCAATCATTGCTGATGAcgtgttatggatgtgtcagcAATATGGGCTGAAAAATATTAGGCTAAATTCACGTGAAAACTAGATGGTCTTTCACTCTGTATAATCGCCCAACATGACTATCACTGATAGGCCGCATGAATCTCCAGTCTGGGCTAGaaggaaatcagccccagcttcGCTTCTTGTAATTTTCTTACAATCATTGGTTGTGCTGTTGCGCTCAGTTCCACGAAAgttaaaataatccactttaagacaacaacaaaaatgaaacctttaaTTGATGTAGTTTAATCTTTGAAAGATGGGGACACTTAGCCCTGCTAGCTCATTTATACCAGCTGCCCCTGgtgaaaacattaaatgtgcAGGAAATGGGTACTCAACAATCAGGACTGAGAAACGCTCTTATGAAGAAATACTGTCATAATCACAAAGTCACATCTGACATTAACATTATGTctcatatatataaaacacagttAATTAGACAGACAACACACGGAAGCTGTTTTCTTTAAAGATGTGTATATTGTGTTATAATGGTATTGCCAGCTTAGCCTGTGTGCCTTAATTAAATGTTGCCCAggatttgtttgtgtttcttatCACGAAAGTGTTCTGAGAACTGAGTGATAGAAAGACaggatagagggagagagagaatgaggaaagagaaaaggagagacagaaagtgagagaggcAGGAAGCAAGTCAGTGACGGGTAACGACCAAGCACTAAAATCTAGTAGCAAAATGCCTCGCTCTGTCCATTACAGGAAATGAGATGATAATCAGTAATGTagattttaattaattgataaaCAATTCTATTTGCAAGCTCACGTATTGgtttaatgataaataattgtatgtgtgtgggtttttttttttcaaaattaaaacatgtacaaggaaaatctaattaggggGAAATCCCAAAAACTCATGACTTCCTGTtaagatttttttctataaaaattatttttaagataCTGTTTTTACTAGCATCATTAGAGCTATAATAATCCTATCATTCACTGCATGTCATGTTCTATAAAGCTATGCCATCTAAAACGAAACCAAGACCCATTTAGTTACGGGTGTGAGGAATGTAAGTCAGGACCCAACGTCAGGGACGTCAGTGACTCACTGGGagttaaaaatttatttaagacTATTGCTGTTCAACATAAGCCTAAAACTAAACGTTTGCACTGAACTGTAACCTATAGATGTCTGTATTCATTATGCTCATAAAGGGAATCATACCACAAAGGACATAGCAACAATGTCAAGTGattatttatcttaaaaaaGATGTGTGATGCAACGAAAAGCTTCAAAAATTGTGCTACTTTTTTTAGACAGGTAGGAAATGATAGTGCTATAGTTAAAGATAGAGAAAGAATGTGCTTTAGTTTTGTAAAAGTAACTGACAAAAATTGATCAGTTGCACCTAAACAGCTATTACTTTGGACTTTATTGCTAGTACAATCCACTTTCTACACGTTGTAAATTCAGCTAATATGTTGCTAGTCAGCTAATGTGTCGTTCACTTTGTTAGCTAAGCTAGTTAGCTTGTCAATGAGCTTGTCATAAGCTGTGATAATATAGCTAGACAGTTAACAAAAAGTTTGTctttatgatatttttttctgtagcttACTTCTTAGTGATTCCTGAAAGGCCCGTTATGGACGAGGCAGCTATGATTTGTTGTCGTATTCTACCTAGCAAAACTAAAAGTAATGACATCATTTTACACTAAACGATTTTGCCATTACATAAACAAGTTTGCTGATCATAACATGTAACTGATAGGTCTAATATGTTGGCAACATTATTGTTGTTCATATGATCTACTTCTGAGGTGGCATATAGGTGACTAAAATACCTATGTGACTAAAATAAAAACCCTGGTTACTCTAATTGAATACAAACCTGACTGTAAAAGTGCAATATAAATCCTGAAACTGAACTTCACACTTAAGGGTGTGCAACTGAACATTTGAAATTCACAATGAAGTACACATCAATCAATTTAAAATGCATGCATATTTCTAATGGCATCTCCATAGTGCACTGAAGATGACAGACTGTGATACTCAGCCGAGTAATCCCTTGTGTGCTCCTTCATTTCATGACCAGCTATGTGGCACCATCTGGTGGAAATATTTGGCTCTGTATATTTTGCATCTCAGAGTAATCAAAAGAAACGTGTTGAatgaaatgacattttacatTCCTTTAATGTTTCTGGTGCTTCCAGATGAAACTGTCTGAGATCACAGACACTGAGTGATTATTACTTTCctctattaaataataatcattcaAGTACTTGGGTAAGGAATTGCATTACTCAATCTGTCTGCAGCTCAAATCAGCCTACATGAGCACTGACCTGTATTTCTAGTGCTACTGCATAAGAATGACACTGTTGTGTTTGACTGTTATCCTACAATGAAATGAACAGAACTTACTATTCAGTGGAGTCCAGTAGTTGGTACTCTCGCCGGCGACTGTAGCAGATTTTAAGTCCGGTGTCTGCCCACAGGCACTGAATAGCATCCACATAAACTCGCTCCAGGTGGTTCACCTGATGGATATCTACGGCTTGAATCCGTTGAGCATATGCCTATAGATATTGAGAAAGGAAAGTTTACAAGTTAAGAAGGTGCATAATTAGAGTATATATATTCCCTCCATACTTTATCTatatctgtaatctgtaattttttcattcatcgacagtaactgctttatcttggtcagggtcactgtggatccggagtctatcctgggaacacaaAGTGTGAGGTGGAACCCCACTGGCAGATACACAAGCctgatgtatttaaaaaagcCCTAAACTttccaaagaattttttttcactgaatcCTTTTGAGCAATCTAATCTGTGTGAGCAGCTTATCACTGCAGTAGTTTTACTGTATTCCTTTAAGAAAAAGGGAGCTGGAGTCTCCTGAGTGGCGCAACAAAAAGCGTTTGCTCTttagccatgctctctgggtgggagaggATGGAATACTTTCTCTCTTCTGTCAGTTATAGAGACACTAGCCAACtgtgagtgtctgtgagctcatgtatgcagaggAAGGTAGATAgtactttcctctgagtgtgttacgctgccctgtgcgTGAGCGTGAGCGTgagcaacagtttgaaaagaagTAACTGGCTAGCTTCaagtgtctcagaggaagaaaGCTGGCTAGTGGTTGGTAATTGTCAAGTGGCAAATTgcagggggagggggggggggggctgaATAATTGAAAATCTCATTGAAAAAACTTGAGTTATTATTGAACACAAGACAGGCAAGTGTCACAGTTTGCAAATGCAGGCCATGCAAATTTAGCTTACAAGGAGGAGGTGGGCATATGTGAATGAAGGTgtttctattattattgttattattattattattaacgcATATTTACTTGTACTCCATGTTTCattattgtgttataaagtCTTAACAACTTTCACGGTTACGTAGCAAGTAAGGCCAAACTGACAGCTAAATCTTATTCAAATTATTCTAATCTACAATGGGGAAAACTTCAGGCTTAGTTTGAAAGACCCGATCTTCTAACCTCGTTCTGTTGGTTGGTGTAGGGAATCCTGAGGGCTGACATGGCCGCTGTCATTGCCTTAATTGCTGTGAAGATGTTCTGGAAAACCAGTTTTGCGAAGGCGCGTCTGTCTTCCTCAGAGAATCCCTTCCCATGGATAATCCTCATCTGCTTGATAAAAGTAGTTTTCCCACTCTCTCCCGTGCCTACCAACGAACAACAGTAAAATGAGCAAGAAAACATTTAGATATCAAGAAGCCGTGTATATAGAAACAAGGAATCAGGAGTTAAAGTGGtccatgaattaaaaaaaaaagaaaaaaagagtgctGTTTATTTCCATCAGCTGACTGCAGGCACACACATTGGAATGTTAACTATCCTGTTAAGAATGAGGCAGCTGAACAGTCAAGGTGTTTTAATCACAAGCAGACAAACTGAAAAAGCCTGTCGCAGGGCGTGTTGCATAGGGGCAGTATTACACCAGGAATTCAAGGTGTTGAAAAATCAAAAGCCCCCCCCTTATTCCCTAGACAGATATgcacatgtttatatttcacaacattttatgttattaatCTACTGCTTATGTAATAACCCTTActgatgcacacaaacacatggctCACGTATGTTTTTGAGGAATCACAGCTGCCAAGGCTGT encodes:
- the LOC113532093 gene encoding guanine nucleotide-binding protein subunit alpha-11 → MGGCWRWCYQTCTCCLSEEERKSIAIDKEIRRILAEQKKRERREIKVLLLGTGESGKTTFIKQMRIIHGKGFSEEDRRAFAKLVFQNIFTAIKAMTAAMSALRIPYTNQQNEAYAQRIQAVDIHQVNHLERVYVDAIQCLWADTGLKICYSRRREYQLLDSTEYFMTNLERIAAQDYIPTSQDVLRVRFPTTGINDYSFVVEKITLRIVDVGGQKSERRKWIHCFENVTSLIFLASLSEYDQVLEENNRDNRMEESLTLFYTTIHSPWFANASIILFLNKMDILAEKIKTSDLQNYFPRFQGKKRDPDSAMEFIREMYKQQAQNPEKKENKTIYPHFTCATDTNNIRMVFNDVKDTVLIKSLQEYGVL